One genomic window of Methanosarcina acetivorans C2A includes the following:
- a CDS encoding leucine-rich repeat protein yields MLLLSIAMLAMPAVATGEATITRTITPSEVSDGDTYNVTLTVSFNTDEDSIVIREALPADWNLTEVDSGRYIWNTSEEDYTFLDFYGTVNLTGVTDTITYSVTVPEGTVSGTYDYGPSYVAGESASEEEFAWTVNTTGDGTVTIDATILSIYSTAMENTNPGAPDPAIPANSTRFTTWASKVIDYSPSPQEIDGGFANPNSSLGIPEGTFAVVCLGDLSQEMIDSGIDPGSITLGFNVTIVNGDGHDFAVFENGFGTNDGIFGELGYVEVSTNGVTFARFPSVSLTSEATGGYGTFYSTDIYNLAGKHAAMWGTPFDLSDLAQSSEVLSGAVDLDNINYVRIVDVPGTGDFKDSLGNPIYDAWLTWGTGGFDLDAVGVINSQQKASDGFSASPTSGDTPLTVQFTDLNDGTTSWAWDFDNNGDVDSTEQNPMHTYETPGTYAVRLNVTYSEGSDEWVKTAYITVNTPAANYYTYTGSGSSVTITGYSGPGGDVIIPGEIEGLPVTAIDDSVFMGYSNMTSVTLPDNVTGIGNNAFQGCTNLTSVTFGDSITEIGSSAFQSTGLTSVVLPDSVTSMGSSVFQDCTGLTSVTIGNGTSSIPDKTFYRCDHLTSITISDSVTSIGKYAFRDCTNLTSVVLPDSITSIGAYAFEGCTALTSITIPDSVTSIDRYAFRGCTALTSATIGSGVTGIGVGVFYQCTNMASVTIPDNVTEIGNDAFHWCTNLTSMTIGNNVTTIGSSAFNGCTGLASVTIPDSVTTINDFAFSGCTNLTSITLPNSVISIGNFVFQDCSALTSVTFGSGLTSIGSNVFQSCTALNAINVDANNTVYTSIDGIVYNKDVTAVVLFPSAKAGSLVIPDSVTSISSYAFYGCAGLTSVTIGNSVTTIGDQAFNGCTALTSITIPDRVTEIGICAFQDCSALTSATFGTGLLTIGENAFNGCTNLTSAMIPNNVTTIGKSAFNGCTNLTSVMIGSGVTSIGANAKIAFHGCTALTEVSVDATNTAYSSIDGVVYDKAGTTLVFCPEGKSGSFVIPDSVTSIGAYAFYGCTALTSVTIPDSVTSIGLNAFEHSGLTSVTIPNSVTSWGSNSFSGCSALTSVNISGNGATSIGFQAFYCCTNLTSVTIGDGVTSIGGSAFYACDGLTSITIPNSVIAIGSSAFDDCPNLASVDMGNVTNIGAYAFRRCTSLTSVTIPGSVDSIGNNAFEGCTNLNSVTLSDGVRRIGMYAFQDCSALTSIDMGNVTVIQPYAFKGCTALTSVTIPDGATYISASMFYGCTALTSVTIPDSVTNIGASAFYGCTALTSMKFMGNAPTVGLNWANGCTDLVVYYYEGATGFTTPTWNGVACYPLTAAPVADFEADVTSGIGPMIVNFTDLSTRSPDTWEWDFNNDGTVDSTEQNPSHTYASAGNYTVNLTVANANGTDSEVKTDYITVSESSTPTEPVAAFTANIIAGTAPLTVNFTDQSTGSPTAWAWDFDNDGNVDSTEQNPSYTYNAAGNYTVNLTVESEAGSDFELKTDYIEVSEASGSTITLYFDPESSSVSENESTEISVLASNFPAGFSGYNLTVAFDDPAVAEIIDIEYPSWTLITGNSTLPGTSIYLKAVDLEDVVKEGTADVVLATLTVSGKESGSANLSIGVDRLDDDLGEAIEPELLTGKIEVTLLSPLPDQEYAPKDLDGDGLYEDLTGKGEFSFVDIVAYFHNMDWIEANMPVEYFDFNGNGRIDFDDVVDMFAMI; encoded by the coding sequence ATGCTTTTACTTTCCATAGCAATGCTGGCCATGCCAGCTGTTGCTACCGGTGAAGCAACAATAACAAGAACGATTACTCCCTCAGAAGTATCTGACGGAGATACCTACAATGTAACCCTTACAGTTTCCTTCAATACTGACGAGGATTCCATCGTAATACGTGAAGCCCTTCCTGCAGACTGGAATCTTACTGAAGTTGACAGTGGACGCTACATCTGGAACACTTCCGAGGAAGATTATACATTCCTGGATTTTTACGGCACAGTCAACCTCACCGGAGTCACTGACACCATAACCTACAGTGTCACAGTGCCCGAAGGAACAGTATCCGGTACCTATGACTACGGACCAAGCTATGTTGCAGGCGAATCTGCAAGTGAGGAGGAATTTGCATGGACGGTAAATACCACAGGTGATGGCACTGTGACCATCGACGCGACCATCCTCAGCATTTATTCTACAGCAATGGAAAATACCAATCCCGGGGCGCCTGATCCTGCCATACCGGCCAATTCCACCCGGTTCACCACATGGGCTTCCAAGGTGATCGATTACTCACCGAGCCCTCAGGAGATTGATGGTGGTTTCGCCAATCCTAATTCATCCCTCGGCATCCCCGAGGGCACTTTCGCAGTTGTATGCCTGGGTGATCTTAGTCAAGAGATGATAGATTCAGGTATTGATCCCGGCTCTATAACTCTGGGCTTCAACGTGACGATTGTTAACGGCGACGGTCACGACTTTGCAGTCTTCGAGAACGGGTTCGGTACAAACGACGGGATTTTTGGCGAACTCGGGTACGTTGAAGTGTCAACCAACGGCGTCACCTTCGCACGCTTCCCGTCCGTCTCCCTGACCAGCGAAGCAACGGGAGGTTATGGAACTTTTTATTCCACTGACATATATAATCTGGCGGGGAAGCATGCCGCTATGTGGGGCACCCCCTTCGACCTGAGCGACCTTGCCCAGTCGTCGGAAGTGCTCAGCGGTGCGGTGGACCTGGATAACATCAACTACGTACGGATAGTAGATGTCCCCGGCACCGGGGACTTCAAGGACTCTCTGGGCAATCCAATCTATGATGCATGGCTGACCTGGGGTACCGGTGGATTTGACCTCGATGCCGTGGGCGTGATCAACTCCCAGCAGAAAGCGTCGGATGGATTCTCCGCCTCTCCTACGAGTGGTGACACCCCCCTGACGGTGCAGTTCACCGACCTGAACGACGGCACCACCTCATGGGCCTGGGACTTCGATAACAACGGAGATGTGGACTCGACGGAACAAAACCCGATGCATACATACGAAACGCCGGGCACCTATGCTGTCAGGCTGAATGTCACATATAGTGAAGGAAGCGATGAGTGGGTCAAGACAGCATACATCACCGTGAATACGCCCGCTGCGAATTACTATACCTATACCGGCAGCGGTTCATCCGTAACCATAACTGGCTATTCCGGGCCTGGTGGCGACGTAATCATACCCGGTGAGATTGAAGGTCTCCCTGTCACTGCCATCGATGACAGCGTGTTCATGGGTTATTCCAATATGACCTCGGTCACCCTACCCGATAATGTGACCGGCATAGGCAACAACGCGTTCCAGGGCTGCACCAATCTGACCTCGGTCACCTTCGGTGACAGCATCACCGAAATCGGTTCAAGTGCGTTCCAAAGCACCGGTCTGACCTCGGTGGTCCTTCCTGACAGCGTAACCAGCATGGGCAGCTCCGTGTTCCAGGACTGCACCGGTCTGACTTCGGTCACGATTGGCAACGGCACCAGCAGCATCCCTGACAAGACCTTCTACAGGTGTGATCACCTGACCTCGATCACCATATCTGATAGCGTAACCAGCATAGGCAAGTATGCGTTCCGCGATTGCACCAACCTGACGTCGGTGGTCCTTCCTGACAGCATAACCAGCATAGGTGCATACGCGTTCGAAGGCTGTACCGCCCTGACCTCGATCACGATACCGGACAGTGTGACCAGCATAGACAGGTATGCGTTCCGCGGTTGCACTGCTCTGACCTCGGCCACCATCGGCAGCGGCGTCACCGGCATAGGGGTGGGTGTGTTCTACCAGTGCACCAACATGGCCTCTGTGACCATACCGGACAATGTTACCGAAATCGGCAACGACGCATTCCACTGGTGCACCAACCTGACCTCGATGACCATAGGAAATAATGTCACCACCATCGGCAGCAGTGCGTTCAACGGCTGCACAGGTCTGGCTTCTGTGACCATACCGGACAGTGTCACCACCATCAACGACTTTGCGTTCTCCGGCTGCACCAATCTGACTTCGATCACCCTACCAAACAGTGTGATCAGCATAGGCAACTTTGTGTTCCAAGACTGCAGCGCCCTGACATCGGTGACATTTGGCAGTGGGCTCACCAGCATAGGCAGCAATGTGTTCCAGAGTTGCACTGCTTTGAATGCTATAAACGTCGATGCCAACAATACTGTGTATACCAGCATTGATGGAATTGTGTACAATAAAGATGTCACCGCTGTGGTGCTGTTCCCTTCTGCTAAGGCCGGTTCACTGGTTATCCCGGACAGCGTAACCAGCATCAGTAGCTATGCGTTCTACGGCTGCGCCGGTCTGACCTCTGTGACCATCGGAAACAGTGTCACCACCATCGGCGATCAGGCGTTCAACGGCTGCACTGCCCTGACCTCTATAACCATACCGGACAGAGTCACCGAAATTGGTATCTGTGCTTTCCAAGACTGCAGCGCCCTGACATCAGCGACATTCGGAACCGGGCTCCTCACCATCGGGGAGAACGCATTCAACGGCTGCACTAATCTGACCTCCGCCATGATACCGAATAACGTGACCACCATCGGGAAGAGCGCATTCAACGGCTGCACCAACCTGACCTCGGTCATGATCGGTAGCGGCGTGACAAGCATCGGCGCCAATGCAAAAATCGCATTCCACGGTTGCACCGCCCTGACTGAGGTCTCTGTCGATGCTACTAACACCGCGTACTCCAGCATAGACGGTGTCGTGTACGATAAGGCCGGAACAACTCTCGTGTTCTGCCCGGAAGGAAAGAGCGGTTCGTTCGTCATTCCGGACAGCGTAACCAGCATAGGCGCATACGCGTTCTACGGCTGCACCGCCCTGACATCGGTCACCATACCGGACAGCGTGACAAGTATCGGACTCAACGCCTTCGAGCACAGCGGCCTGACTTCGGTCACGATACCAAACAGCGTGACCAGTTGGGGCAGCAACTCGTTCAGTGGCTGTAGCGCCCTTACCTCGGTGAACATATCGGGCAACGGCGCAACCAGCATAGGCTTTCAAGCGTTCTACTGCTGCACCAATCTGACTTCGGTAACCATCGGCGACGGTGTCACCAGCATAGGCGGCAGTGCGTTCTATGCATGTGATGGCCTGACCTCGATCACGATACCGAACAGTGTGATCGCCATAGGCTCATCCGCATTCGACGACTGCCCCAACCTGGCATCAGTCGATATGGGCAACGTCACCAATATCGGTGCGTACGCGTTCCGCAGATGCACCTCCCTTACTTCTGTGACCATACCGGGCAGTGTAGACTCCATAGGTAACAACGCTTTCGAAGGCTGCACTAATCTGAACTCGGTCACCCTCAGCGACGGCGTCCGCAGGATCGGAATGTACGCATTCCAAGACTGCAGCGCCCTTACCTCGATCGATATGGGCAACGTGACAGTCATCCAGCCGTATGCTTTCAAAGGCTGCACCGCCCTGACCTCTGTGACCATTCCGGACGGCGCTACCTACATCAGTGCCAGTATGTTCTACGGCTGCACTGCTCTGACCTCTGTGACCATCCCGGACAGTGTCACCAACATTGGTGCCAGTGCGTTCTACGGCTGCACTGCTCTGACCTCGATGAAGTTCATGGGCAATGCGCCGACGGTCGGCCTCAACTGGGCAAATGGATGCACCGACCTGGTGGTGTACTACTACGAAGGCGCTACCGGCTTCACCACACCGACGTGGAACGGCGTCGCCTGTTACCCGCTGACAGCGGCCCCGGTGGCGGACTTCGAGGCCGACGTGACATCAGGAATCGGACCTATGATTGTGAATTTCACCGACCTGTCCACCAGATCGCCGGATACGTGGGAATGGGACTTTAATAACGACGGAACTGTGGATTCAACAGAGCAGAATCCCTCGCATACCTATGCTTCAGCCGGAAATTACACTGTCAACCTTACGGTTGCAAATGCAAACGGGACCGATTCCGAGGTAAAAACAGACTATATCACTGTATCCGAATCATCCACGCCTACAGAACCCGTTGCTGCTTTTACTGCTAATATAATTGCCGGAACTGCTCCTCTCACTGTGAATTTCACGGACCAGTCCACAGGTTCACCTACTGCCTGGGCATGGGACTTTGACAACGACGGAAACGTGGACTCTACAGAGCAGAACCCGAGCTACACTTATAATGCAGCCGGAAATTACACCGTAAATCTGACTGTGGAAAGTGAAGCTGGTTCTGACTTTGAGTTAAAAACGGATTACATAGAAGTTTCCGAAGCTTCCGGGTCAACGATTACTCTCTATTTCGACCCTGAAAGTTCCTCAGTTTCAGAAAACGAATCTACTGAAATAAGTGTCCTTGCCAGTAATTTCCCTGCAGGGTTCTCAGGCTACAACCTGACCGTTGCTTTTGACGACCCGGCTGTTGCCGAGATAATTGATATCGAGTATCCCTCCTGGACTCTGATCACTGGGAACTCCACCCTTCCAGGGACTTCGATCTACCTGAAGGCTGTTGACCTGGAAGACGTCGTTAAGGAAGGGACAGCAGATGTTGTACTTGCAACTCTCACGGTTTCTGGAAAAGAATCAGGATCAGCGAACCTTTCTATAGGAGTTGACCGCCTGGATGACGATTTGGGAGAAGCTATAGAGCCAGAGTTATTGACCGGAAAAATTGAAGTGACCCTTCTGTCGCCCCTGCCAGATCAGGAATATGCTCCAAAAGACCTTGACGGAGACGGACTCTATGAAGACCTCACCGGAAAAGGGGAGTTCAGTTTCGTAGACATAGTGGCGTACTTCCACAACATGGACTGGATAGAGGCAAATATGCCGGTGGAGTATTTCGACTTCAATGGTAACGGAAGGATAGACTTTGATGATGTTGTGGATATGTTTGCAATGATATAA
- a CDS encoding PQQ-binding-like beta-propeller repeat protein, whose translation MNKYTLTIFMICLTLLLVAAAQPALGSDWAQFQNDKNNSGVTADTAPIEEEDLANRSVDINAALDAAPVTGDGKVYEVAASGDVSAYYLNNWTLAWKNEEIQGTGGFELSTPAYNDGTLYVALSRGNASTHTETHALYTCNGSVKWSNTSLGTYQTNTPITYSNDRIFFGTANVDTISTTNAGDYYCFDASTGQFIWKRPSETSSGYYWAGAAVAGNYVIYGDDAGHVVSVEWNNVTDGVVWKQDEINVSGLYGVSGKIRSSICYSEEEGRIYFATRSGSHTCYVGFNATTGNFVPDDKDYNNIGYTSTPAVYNGRVYVGAGGWAQGAKLYCLNADTLDQIWVYTGSTGGIQGSPAISTYYDNGDGEVYIYFTNNGPSGSLYCLRDETGQTSADLQWTFTPDDATYTLQGPAISGGSAFFGNDNGYLYEVYTA comes from the coding sequence ATGAATAAATACACACTGACAATATTCATGATTTGTCTAACCTTGCTCCTGGTGGCGGCTGCTCAGCCGGCGCTGGGCTCGGACTGGGCACAGTTCCAGAATGATAAAAATAATAGTGGGGTTACAGCCGATACGGCACCTATTGAAGAAGAGGATCTCGCCAACCGGTCAGTTGATATTAATGCGGCACTTGATGCCGCTCCGGTGACAGGAGATGGAAAGGTTTATGAAGTCGCCGCAAGCGGGGACGTCTCCGCTTATTACCTGAACAACTGGACACTAGCCTGGAAGAACGAAGAGATTCAAGGAACCGGGGGCTTTGAACTTTCAACTCCAGCTTACAACGATGGGACGCTTTACGTGGCACTCTCAAGAGGGAATGCAAGCACGCATACTGAGACCCATGCCCTTTACACCTGTAATGGTTCCGTAAAATGGTCAAACACCAGTCTCGGGACCTACCAGACAAATACCCCAATAACATATTCCAATGACAGGATCTTCTTCGGAACCGCCAACGTGGATACTATCTCCACTACTAACGCAGGTGACTACTATTGCTTCGATGCAAGTACAGGTCAATTTATATGGAAGCGCCCCAGCGAGACCTCTTCAGGTTATTACTGGGCAGGAGCGGCTGTTGCAGGCAACTATGTGATCTACGGTGATGACGCAGGCCATGTAGTTTCCGTGGAGTGGAACAATGTAACCGACGGAGTTGTCTGGAAACAAGATGAGATAAACGTTTCTGGCTTATACGGTGTCAGTGGTAAAATCAGGTCTTCCATCTGCTACTCCGAAGAAGAAGGTCGTATCTACTTCGCAACAAGATCAGGAAGCCATACCTGTTATGTTGGCTTTAACGCAACCACAGGTAACTTCGTTCCCGATGATAAAGATTACAACAATATAGGCTACACCTCCACCCCGGCGGTCTATAACGGAAGAGTATATGTCGGAGCCGGAGGCTGGGCGCAAGGAGCCAAACTCTACTGTCTGAACGCCGACACCCTGGATCAAATCTGGGTATATACCGGCTCCACAGGTGGAATACAGGGTTCTCCCGCAATTTCCACATACTATGATAATGGAGATGGTGAGGTTTATATTTATTTCACAAATAACGGACCAAGCGGTAGCTTATACTGTCTGAGAGATGAAACTGGACAAACATCTGCGGATCTCCAGTGGACCTTTACACCTGACGACGCGACATACACATTGCAGGGTCCTGCAATTTCAGGTGGTTCTGCGTTCTTTGGAAATGACAATGGCTATTTGTATGAAGTATATACTGCATAA